A region of Vitis vinifera cultivar Pinot Noir 40024 chromosome 15, ASM3070453v1 DNA encodes the following proteins:
- the LOC100244418 gene encoding uncharacterized protein LOC100244418 → MVDFQTATVCCMCGDVGFSDKLFRCHKCRNRFQHSYCSNYYSESSERMEVCDWCQTEERSATRHGSSSKKSVGGLEAGVTSRSEYSGDKIKQHDREESGEKGKNPSGAPSPRPTTRRYKLLKDVMC, encoded by the exons ATGGTGGATTTTCAAACTGCTACTGTATGTTGCATGTGCGGCGACGTCGGATTCTCCGATAAGCTTTTCCGGTGTCACAAATGCCGGAACCGCTTCCAACATTC GTATTGCAGCAACTACTACAGCGAATCATCGGAGCGGATGGAAGTGTGTGATTGGTGCCAAACGGAAGAAAGAAGCGCAACAAGGCACGGGAGCTCATCGAAGAAATCGGTTGGGGGGCTGGAGGCAGGAGTGACGAGCAGATCCGAGTACTCCGGGGACAAAATCAAGCAGCATGATCGGGAAGAGAGCGGGGAGAAGGGGAAGAACCCTAGCGGGGCGCCGTCGCCCAGGCCCACCACTCGAAGGTACAAGCTTCTCAAGGATGTAATGTGTTAA
- the LOC100251349 gene encoding metalloendoproteinase 4-MMP, with product MFPLLTLFSLLFFLLFYPCQPGRPPPELAPSPATVVTVKNGSYTWHGFQRFLGARRGSRISGMAELKKYFNRFGYLGFQDGNVTDVFDTRLESAVAAYQAKLGLPVTGRLDSETLSQMMSPRCGMRDAMQPMHAAMHYVYFPGKPRWARPIPMTLTYAFSPENLVGYLSLEDIRGAFKLAFARWASVIPVSFSETDTYSFADIKIGFYRGDHGDGEPFDGVLGVLAHAFSPESGKFHLDAAETWAVDLESEKSTVAIDLESVATHEIGHLLGLAHSPVKESVMYPSLKPRAKKADLKLDDIEAVQALYGSNPNFKFASSMESDISSNQAIDFRVRSYRKLSILFPILVLYSSM from the coding sequence ATGTTTCCCCTTCTcactctcttctctcttctcttcttcctcctcttctaCCCATGCCAACCCGGTCGGCCGCCGCCAGAGCTTGCACCATCTCCGGCAACGGTGGTAACTGTCAAGAACGGTAGTTACACGTGGCATGGGTTCCAGAGGTTCCTTGGGGCCAGGAGAGGTAGCCGAATAAGCGGCATGGCGGAACTCAAGAAGTACTTTAACCGTTTCGGTTATCTAGGGTTTCAAGATGGCAATGTCACTGATGTTTTTGACACCAGACTGGAATCTGCTGTTGCCGCGTATCAGGCGAAGCTAGGGCTTCCGGTGACCGGTAGGCTCGATTCGGAGACTCTTTCGCAGATGATGTCGCCAAGGTGCGGGATGCGTGACGCCATGCAGCCCATGCATGCAGCCATGCATTACGTGTATTTTCCTGGAAAGCCGAGGTGGGCGCGTCCAATACCAATGACACTCACCTACGCCTTCTCGCCGGAGAATTTGGTCGGGTATTTGAGCTTGGAAGACATTAGAGGTGCATTTAAACTTGCTTTTGCCAGGTGGGCATCTGTTATTCCGGTGAGTTTCAGTGAGACTGATACTTACAGTTTTGCCGACATCAAAATAGGGTTTTACAGGGGTGATCACGGCGACGGTGAGCCGTTTGATGGGGTTCTTGGGGTTTTGGCCCATGCATTTTCGCCGGAGAGCGGAAAGTTCCACCTTGACGCGGCGGAAACATGGGCAGTTGATCTTGAATCGGAGAAGTCGACGGTGGCCATTGATTTGGAATCAGTGGCAACCCACGAGATTGGGCATCTTCTAGGGTTAGCACACAGTCCAGTTAAAGAATCGGTCATGTACCCTAGTTTGAAACCTAGAGCTAAGAAGGCTGATTTGAAGCTAGATGATATAGAGGCAGTGCAAGCCCTCTATGGTTCAAACCCTAATTTCAAATTTGCATCATCAATGGAATCCGATATTTCTTCAAATCAAGCCATTGATTTTAGGGTTAGGTCATACAGAAAATTGAGCATCTTGTTTCCCATTTTAGTACTATATTCATCCATGTAA
- the LOC100246212 gene encoding squamosa promoter-binding-like protein 7 isoform X1, translating to MENGGNSFNGNRGQNGNSGSHLAWDVRDLGASRFDWNCTGNSFNDDAATATATDAPTQPEAGVGHALMFPHQATADVHHNQYYHQHNHHHHHQQSLYGGDGSHLHPDPHLMCLKLGKRHYFEDSTPGISTDKRGRPYYSGGSSQSSATAVSVVGSPATVPRCQVEGCHVALVNAKDYHRRHKVCEMHSKAPKVVVLGLEQRFCQQCSRFHAVSEFDDSKRSCRRRLAGHNERRRKSSHDSVARNPSQAANKLMTGRFAYLSSPTGRALSLLSSKSDSWVSSAELSLRSSAALRELIAENRAAILARQLILDRDWHWHHHGMEDSGGEQPGSDSLMPHQHQMFPGSRSWERFHEANGHVTLDLMQAPSSAFGLLSVREKSKEEEEECSELWNSLEGTHVV from the exons ATGGAAAATGGCGGGAACTCGTTTAACGGTAATAGAGGGCAGAATGGTAATAGTGGCAGCCACCTTGCATGGGATGTTCGAGACCTTGGGGCCTCCAGGTTTGACTGGAACTGCACCGGCAATTCTTTCAACGACGACGCCGCCACCGCCACTGCCACCGACGCTCCCACCCAGCCGGAGGCCGGCGTGGGTCACGCCCTGATGTTCCCTCACCAGGCCACTGCTGATGTGCACCACAACCAGTACTATCACCAAcacaaccaccaccaccaccaccagcagTCGCTCTATGGCGGCGATGGGTCTCATCTCCACCCAGACCCACACTTGATGTGCTTGAAGCTCGGGAAGAGGCACTATTTCGAGGACTCCACGCCTGGGATCTCCACAGACAAGAGGGGTCGACCCTATTATAGTGGAGGATCGTCGCAGTCGTCGGCGACGGCTGTTTCGGTGGTGGGGTCCCCGGCGACGGTGCCGAGATGCCAGGTGGAGGGTTGCCACGTGGCGCTGGTCAATGCCAAGGACTACCACCGGAGGCATAAGGTGTGTGAGATGCATTCAAAGGCACCTAAAGTGGTAGTTCTTGGTTTAGAGCAGCGGTTTTGTCAACAGTGTAGTAG GTTTCATGCAGTGTCAGAGTTCGACGACTCAAAGAGGAGCTGCAGGAGGAGATTAGCAGGGCACAATGAGCGAAGAAGAAAGAGCTCTCATGATTCTGTTGCCAGGAACCCTTCTCAAG CAGCTAATAAATTGATGACTGGGAGATTCGCATACTTATCATCGCCGACAGGACGTGCTCTCTCTCTTCTGTCATCGAAGTCGGATTCTTGGGTTTCCTCAGCAGAACTCTCCTTAAGATCCAGTGCAGCACTCCGTGAGCTGATCGCCGAAAATCGTGCAGCCATCCTAGCTAGACAGCTTATCCTAGACCGGGACTGGCATTGGCATCACCATGGGATGGAGGATTCAGGTGGGGAGCAACCAGGATCCGATTCCCTCATGCCCCACCAGCACCAAATGTTCCCTGGGTCACGCAGCTGGGAGCGGTTCCATGAAGCCAATGGACACGTAACACTCGACCTCATGCAGGCTCCTAGCTCAGCATTTGGGTTATTGTCTGTGAGGgagaagtccaaggaagaagaagaagaatgttCAGAGTTGTGGAACTCCCTGGAAGGAACTCATGTTGTTTGA
- the LOC100246212 gene encoding squamosa promoter-binding-like protein 7 isoform X2 yields the protein MENGGNSFNGNRGQNGNSGSHLAWDVRDLGASRFDWNCTGNSFNDDAATATATDAPTQPEAGVGHALMFPHQATADVHHNQYYHQHNHHHHHQQSLYGGDGSHLHPDPHLMCLKLGKRHYFEDSTPGISTDKRGRPYYSGGSSQSSATAVSVVGSPATVPRCQVEGCHVALVNAKDYHRRHKVCEMHSKAPKVVVLGLEQRFCQQCSRFHAVSEFDDSKRSCRRRLAGHNERRRKSSHDSVARNPSQANKLMTGRFAYLSSPTGRALSLLSSKSDSWVSSAELSLRSSAALRELIAENRAAILARQLILDRDWHWHHHGMEDSGGEQPGSDSLMPHQHQMFPGSRSWERFHEANGHVTLDLMQAPSSAFGLLSVREKSKEEEEECSELWNSLEGTHVV from the exons ATGGAAAATGGCGGGAACTCGTTTAACGGTAATAGAGGGCAGAATGGTAATAGTGGCAGCCACCTTGCATGGGATGTTCGAGACCTTGGGGCCTCCAGGTTTGACTGGAACTGCACCGGCAATTCTTTCAACGACGACGCCGCCACCGCCACTGCCACCGACGCTCCCACCCAGCCGGAGGCCGGCGTGGGTCACGCCCTGATGTTCCCTCACCAGGCCACTGCTGATGTGCACCACAACCAGTACTATCACCAAcacaaccaccaccaccaccaccagcagTCGCTCTATGGCGGCGATGGGTCTCATCTCCACCCAGACCCACACTTGATGTGCTTGAAGCTCGGGAAGAGGCACTATTTCGAGGACTCCACGCCTGGGATCTCCACAGACAAGAGGGGTCGACCCTATTATAGTGGAGGATCGTCGCAGTCGTCGGCGACGGCTGTTTCGGTGGTGGGGTCCCCGGCGACGGTGCCGAGATGCCAGGTGGAGGGTTGCCACGTGGCGCTGGTCAATGCCAAGGACTACCACCGGAGGCATAAGGTGTGTGAGATGCATTCAAAGGCACCTAAAGTGGTAGTTCTTGGTTTAGAGCAGCGGTTTTGTCAACAGTGTAGTAG GTTTCATGCAGTGTCAGAGTTCGACGACTCAAAGAGGAGCTGCAGGAGGAGATTAGCAGGGCACAATGAGCGAAGAAGAAAGAGCTCTCATGATTCTGTTGCCAGGAACCCTTCTCAAG CTAATAAATTGATGACTGGGAGATTCGCATACTTATCATCGCCGACAGGACGTGCTCTCTCTCTTCTGTCATCGAAGTCGGATTCTTGGGTTTCCTCAGCAGAACTCTCCTTAAGATCCAGTGCAGCACTCCGTGAGCTGATCGCCGAAAATCGTGCAGCCATCCTAGCTAGACAGCTTATCCTAGACCGGGACTGGCATTGGCATCACCATGGGATGGAGGATTCAGGTGGGGAGCAACCAGGATCCGATTCCCTCATGCCCCACCAGCACCAAATGTTCCCTGGGTCACGCAGCTGGGAGCGGTTCCATGAAGCCAATGGACACGTAACACTCGACCTCATGCAGGCTCCTAGCTCAGCATTTGGGTTATTGTCTGTGAGGgagaagtccaaggaagaagaagaagaatgttCAGAGTTGTGGAACTCCCTGGAAGGAACTCATGTTGTTTGA
- the LOC100266738 gene encoding squamosa promoter-binding-like protein 8, translating into MLDYEWGNPSPIMLSGDEPPQDSDQTRQIFDHYHQTFTDGLVAPATAFFHHQSQPQPAHIHSLYDPRAYHTYQAPPPAMLSLEPVAGTSAGGGTGFMVVPKSEEMVPAADFTARIGLNLGGRTYFSSEDDFVNRLYQRRSRPAEPGLTNSPRCQAEGCNADLTHAKHYHRRHKVCEFHSKASTVFAAGLTQRFCQQCSRFHLLSEFDNGKRSCRKRLADHNRRRRKSQQPIQDNHKLHQHHLENARNSSSDNITRSPPDSGAHSSSSVTVAVSPPRMTLDCFRQRPYQTTASSASSSSLFFPSG; encoded by the exons ATGCTGGACTACGAATGGGGGAACCCATCTCCGATCATGCTCTCCGGAGACGAGCCCCCTCAGGATTCGGACCAGACCCGCCAGATATTCGACCACTACCACCAAACCTTCACCGACGGACTCGTCGCTCCGGCGACCGCCTTCTTCCACCACCAGAGCCAGCCTCAGCCCGCTCATATTCACTCCCTCTACGACCCACGCGCCTACCACACGTACCAGGCCCCCCCGCCGGCGATGCTGTCGCTTGAGCCGGTGGCCGGGACGTCCGCCGGCGGGGGGACCGGGTTTATGGTGGTGCCGAAGAGCGAGGAGATGGTGCCGGCGGCGGATTTCACGGCGAGAATTGGGCTGAATTTGGGGGGCAGAACGTATTTCTCCTCCGAGGACGACTTCGTGAACCGGCTGTACCAGAGGCGGTCGAGACCGGCGGAACCCGGTTTGACGAACTCGCCGAGGTGTCAAGCCGAGGGCTGTAATGCCGATCTCACCCACGCCAAGCATTACCACCGCCGCCACAAGGTCTGCGAGTTCCACTCCAAAGCCTCTACAGTCTTCGCCGCCGGGTTGACTCAGCGCTTCTGCCAACAATGTAGCAG ATTCCATCTTCTCTCGGAATTCGACAACGGAAAGCGCAGTTGCCGGAAAAGATTGGCCGATCACAACCGCCGCCGCCGAAAGTCGCAGCAACCCATTCAAGATAACCACAAGCTGCACCAGCACCACCTCGAAAATGCCCGGAATTCATCTTCCGACAACATCACTA GGTCGCCGCCAGATTCCGGAGCTCACTCGTCGTCGTCGGTGACGGTGGCGGTGTCGCCGCCGCGGATGACGTTGGATTGCTTCCGGCAAAGGCCGTACCAAACGACGGCGTCATCGGCATCGTCAAGCTCACTGTTTTTCCCGAGTGGGTGA